The proteins below are encoded in one region of Thermococcus peptonophilus:
- the wtpA gene encoding tungstate ABC transporter substrate-binding protein WtpA: MRKAGLLLTAILLLAVFSAGCISSSSENANISEKEATLIVFHAGSLSIPFQRLENEFSAYAEKNLGVKVKFQDEASGSVKAVRKVTDLGKKADIVAVADYTLIPQMLVPNYTDFYVLFATNEIVIAFTDKSKYVDEMKAHPEKWYEILARDDVSFGFSDPNQDPCGYRSVMVMKLADLYYGKPIFETLVEKNTNIYANGTHVYAPREIQVKNNRIVIRPKETDLTGLVESGNLDYFFIYKSVAEQHNLSYITLPDEINLRDFSKADYYGQVEITLGSTGKTIKAKPIVYGVTVLKDAPNRELAIEFLKFLLGEEGKKVFAENHQDFLNPPVAFGNVPEEIKELVEVKG; this comes from the coding sequence ATGAGAAAGGCTGGATTGTTGTTGACTGCGATCCTTCTGCTGGCAGTGTTCTCGGCTGGCTGTATATCAAGCTCTTCGGAAAATGCCAACATCTCTGAGAAGGAAGCAACCCTGATAGTCTTCCATGCGGGCTCGCTTAGCATACCTTTCCAGAGGCTCGAAAACGAGTTTTCAGCCTACGCCGAAAAGAACCTCGGTGTTAAGGTGAAGTTCCAGGACGAGGCGAGCGGGAGCGTTAAGGCCGTTAGAAAGGTTACCGATCTTGGAAAGAAGGCCGACATCGTTGCTGTCGCGGATTACACACTCATCCCTCAGATGCTTGTCCCCAACTACACGGACTTCTACGTCCTCTTCGCGACCAACGAGATCGTCATAGCCTTCACGGACAAGAGCAAGTACGTAGACGAGATGAAGGCCCACCCTGAGAAATGGTACGAGATACTCGCGCGCGATGACGTTTCCTTCGGCTTCTCCGACCCAAATCAAGATCCCTGCGGCTACCGCTCGGTAATGGTTATGAAGCTTGCCGACCTCTACTACGGCAAGCCCATCTTCGAGACGCTGGTGGAGAAGAACACCAATATCTACGCCAACGGCACCCACGTCTACGCTCCGAGGGAAATTCAGGTTAAAAACAACAGGATCGTAATCAGGCCGAAGGAGACCGACTTAACGGGCCTAGTTGAGTCCGGAAACCTTGACTACTTCTTCATCTACAAGAGCGTCGCCGAACAGCACAACCTCAGCTACATCACTCTGCCTGACGAGATCAACCTCAGGGACTTCAGCAAGGCCGACTACTATGGACAGGTGGAGATAACACTCGGTTCGACCGGGAAGACGATAAAAGCCAAGCCCATCGTCTACGGTGTTACAGTGCTCAAGGACGCACCCAACAGGGAGCTGGCGATTGAATTCCTCAAGTTCTTGCTTGGGGAGGAGGGCAAGAAGGTCTTTGCCGAGAATCACCAGGACTTCCTTAATCCCCCGGTGGCCTTCGGGAACGTGCCTGAGGAGATAAAAGAGCTGGTTGAGGTTAAAGGGTGA
- a CDS encoding HD domain-containing protein — translation MLGLFVELGNLKKLKRTGWVLRGVSNPESIADHSFRTALITLFLADELKRRGVEINPDKALRIALIHDIGEARITDIPQPALKYVDKSEAERKAVEDLLKTSPLPEEYYQLWLEYEEGSTPEGRLVRFADKLEMLIQALEYESAGASGLDEFWSTLESIRKSEFYGYFKEIVDGLGELRKQKRLL, via the coding sequence ATGCTGGGGCTTTTCGTTGAACTCGGCAACCTGAAGAAGCTGAAGAGGACTGGGTGGGTTCTGAGGGGTGTCTCAAATCCGGAGAGCATAGCCGACCATTCCTTCAGGACGGCCTTGATAACACTTTTTTTGGCGGACGAGCTTAAAAGAAGGGGCGTTGAAATAAACCCTGACAAAGCTCTTCGAATAGCCCTCATCCACGACATCGGGGAGGCAAGGATAACAGACATTCCCCAGCCGGCCCTTAAGTATGTGGACAAGTCCGAAGCGGAAAGAAAGGCCGTTGAAGACCTTCTGAAAACCAGTCCGCTTCCCGAGGAATACTACCAACTCTGGCTCGAGTACGAAGAGGGGAGCACACCGGAAGGCCGGCTTGTAAGGTTCGCCGACAAGCTCGAGATGCTCATCCAGGCACTTGAGTATGAGTCCGCCGGAGCTTCAGGCCTCGACGAGTTCTGGAGCACTCTTGAAAGCATCAGAAAGAGCGAGTTCTACGGGTATTTCAAGGAGATAGTTGACGGCCTCGGAGAGCTAAGAAAACAAAAGCGTTTGCTTTAA
- a CDS encoding Era-like GTP-binding protein, which yields MIKVAIIGAENVGKSTLMNALIGGKVSEVEDLPGTTKGIIRRRFGKLKIPKGMKNPYGGADEFVLIDTAGLFDPERELRGKVLSEEKFREIINEITSADIIIHMVDATVGLHRGMEKLHHMLKFRYEKPIIVVINKIDLVPRERVEELREIIKKRLEQEPIALSLVTYEGFNELLERIAYMAQYV from the coding sequence ATGATAAAGGTTGCGATTATAGGTGCTGAGAACGTTGGTAAATCAACTCTTATGAACGCTCTCATCGGCGGGAAGGTAAGTGAAGTCGAGGACCTGCCGGGGACAACAAAGGGGATAATAAGGAGGCGCTTTGGAAAGCTTAAGATACCAAAGGGCATGAAGAACCCCTACGGTGGGGCCGATGAATTCGTTCTCATAGACACTGCCGGTCTCTTTGACCCGGAGAGGGAGCTCAGGGGCAAAGTTCTGAGCGAGGAGAAATTCCGGGAGATAATCAATGAGATAACCTCGGCCGACATCATTATCCACATGGTGGACGCGACGGTGGGCCTTCACAGGGGAATGGAGAAGCTCCACCACATGCTGAAGTTCCGGTACGAGAAGCCCATAATAGTGGTTATCAATAAGATTGACCTCGTTCCACGGGAGCGCGTCGAGGAACTGAGGGAAATCATAAAGAAGAGACTTGAACAGGAGCCGATAGCACTCTCGCTGGTTACCTACGAGGGCTTTAACGAACTGCTTGAGAGGATAGCCTACATGGCCCAGTACGTGTGA
- a CDS encoding secondary thiamine-phosphate synthase enzyme YjbQ: protein MLYEIPISTKERFQIMDITDEVQKMVYRSKVKHGIAVVFTHHTTTGLMINEYESNLIEDFKAKMKELIPKGAGYSHDRIDSNAHAHLRASLLLNPEVVVPIDQAELQLGTWQRVLFVELDGPRHRRVYVMICPCPEFPEE, encoded by the coding sequence ATGCTGTATGAAATACCCATATCGACGAAGGAGAGGTTTCAGATAATGGACATAACAGATGAAGTTCAGAAGATGGTCTACAGATCGAAGGTGAAGCACGGCATAGCAGTTGTTTTCACCCACCACACGACAACCGGTCTTATGATAAACGAGTACGAGAGCAACCTCATAGAGGACTTCAAAGCAAAGATGAAGGAGCTGATCCCGAAGGGAGCCGGCTACTCTCATGACAGGATAGACAGCAACGCCCATGCCCACCTCCGGGCTTCCCTGCTTCTGAATCCGGAGGTTGTCGTGCCCATAGACCAGGCTGAACTCCAGCTTGGAACCTGGCAGAGGGTTCTTTTCGTCGAGCTCGACGGACCCAGACACAGGCGGGTCTACGTGATGATATGCCCCTGCCCCGAGTTCCCGGAGGAGTGA
- a CDS encoding tetratricopeptide repeat protein, with protein sequence MLTVEVLKSADIIPDPYTRAVTYARLGEALVRRRDSLYKEAFLKAFDALKDINDPELLLRATLAIGYHMGKAGIKAYYKVFLRVVEDSAALSPPVRDEILALAVRYLVSLGDLGQAVTLATEISDKKLRQATLFSIVRAGSRLTQDSSLKAAYKLRKIKLALEYITDEPYRSKALIELAKAFVAVGSYERALATIREIESPDWAKIAFKELTFSLNKRGVIDKFIGGLSELANEFSSRFGADFVIELAEAFLLAGKPDIAVRMLHNLEDSLHAISEVALDVLEKNPAIIPDFLEVLSDEDARIVGKLLMDKILENPTKALEEVVKAVARRVRSEAMWVKVARYYTLLGEVETARNIGVVLQDPKLRSIVLADVARSYLKQNRIEEAIDAALEVRDRKFASLLMSEILVRALSVGGT encoded by the coding sequence ATGCTGACGGTTGAAGTTCTTAAATCAGCTGACATCATCCCTGATCCATATACCCGCGCGGTAACCTACGCCCGTTTAGGTGAAGCCCTCGTGCGCAGGAGGGACTCGCTGTATAAAGAGGCGTTTTTGAAGGCGTTTGACGCGTTGAAGGATATAAACGATCCCGAACTTCTACTCAGGGCCACTCTGGCCATAGGATACCATATGGGAAAGGCTGGGATTAAAGCGTACTACAAGGTGTTTCTGAGGGTGGTTGAAGATTCCGCTGCTTTGTCCCCTCCTGTTAGAGACGAAATTCTGGCACTTGCTGTCAGGTATCTCGTGAGCCTTGGAGACCTCGGACAGGCCGTAACACTTGCTACCGAAATTTCGGATAAAAAACTCAGACAGGCCACTCTCTTCTCGATAGTCCGGGCGGGGAGCAGATTAACCCAGGACAGCTCCCTAAAGGCCGCTTACAAGCTCAGGAAAATTAAACTGGCACTTGAATACATAACTGACGAGCCATACCGCTCAAAGGCCCTGATAGAGCTAGCAAAGGCTTTTGTTGCGGTGGGGAGTTATGAGAGAGCGCTGGCCACGATCAGGGAAATAGAATCCCCAGATTGGGCAAAGATCGCCTTCAAGGAGCTTACCTTCAGTCTAAACAAAAGGGGAGTCATAGACAAGTTCATAGGTGGGCTTTCAGAACTGGCAAATGAGTTCAGCTCGCGTTTTGGTGCCGATTTTGTTATAGAACTTGCGGAGGCTTTTCTGCTTGCCGGAAAGCCCGATATAGCCGTTAGAATGCTCCACAATCTTGAGGATTCACTCCATGCGATCTCTGAAGTCGCGCTGGATGTTCTGGAGAAAAACCCTGCGATCATTCCGGATTTCCTTGAAGTGCTATCCGATGAGGATGCACGTATCGTTGGAAAGTTGTTGATGGATAAAATCCTTGAAAACCCGACTAAGGCCCTTGAGGAAGTGGTCAAGGCCGTGGCGAGGAGAGTTAGATCTGAGGCCATGTGGGTAAAGGTTGCCCGGTACTACACTCTGCTGGGAGAGGTTGAGACCGCCAGAAATATCGGGGTTGTACTCCAGGATCCCAAGCTCCGCTCGATAGTTCTTGCGGACGTTGCCAGAAGCTACTTAAAACAGAACAGGATAGAAGAGGCTATAGATGCCGCCCTCGAAGTCAGGGACAGGAAATTTGCTTCCCTGCTAATGTCGGAAATACTGGTTAGGGCGCTGAGCGTGGGGGGAACCTGA
- a CDS encoding TRM11 family SAM-dependent methyltransferase has translation MYGVILGKNSELSRAEFYSFGRRFGLKVRPVEEGHNWIVFESKPLVERYFRWIGGSLKLVRILGEGEEALDEMEYSRLFTVSLYGRDDWKLWRKLGSEIKKRFKKEGSAKFFKPAKTYAMPAELILKGFPDVKDFVFLFREDGSFLVGETIRVTNPFELKKLDVERPVQKPILSIPPRLARIMVNLTEVRKGSFLDPFCGIGTVVQEFVLQGLTAYGSDRDEGQIKDAKKNLAWLRKEFRLKNSAHLEVCDARKLKKCFRQRFDAIVTEPYLGKPLKRHPSRGDAIKLANELDRFYYSVFESFADVLKRNGKVVFVFPAYKLSGGGIYRKDRKWLGKLGFEVLGRYLDYEERHRVVRDIHVMRYRG, from the coding sequence ATGTATGGAGTAATCTTAGGGAAGAATTCAGAGCTCAGTCGTGCTGAATTTTATTCTTTCGGGAGAAGATTCGGACTAAAGGTTAGGCCAGTTGAGGAAGGTCATAACTGGATAGTTTTTGAATCCAAACCCTTGGTGGAGAGATATTTCCGCTGGATAGGCGGTTCTCTCAAACTCGTCAGGATACTTGGAGAGGGTGAAGAGGCACTGGATGAGATGGAGTACTCCAGGCTTTTCACTGTCAGTCTCTACGGGAGAGATGACTGGAAGCTCTGGCGTAAGCTCGGGAGCGAGATAAAGAAGAGGTTCAAAAAGGAAGGGTCAGCTAAGTTCTTCAAGCCTGCAAAGACATACGCCATGCCCGCGGAGCTCATTCTTAAGGGTTTCCCCGATGTCAAGGACTTTGTCTTCCTCTTCAGAGAAGACGGTAGCTTCCTCGTCGGCGAGACGATCAGGGTAACGAATCCCTTCGAGCTGAAGAAGCTCGACGTCGAGAGACCTGTTCAGAAGCCGATCCTCTCCATACCGCCGAGGCTGGCGAGGATAATGGTGAACCTGACGGAGGTCAGAAAGGGCAGCTTCCTGGACCCTTTCTGCGGCATCGGAACGGTAGTGCAGGAGTTCGTTCTTCAGGGGCTTACTGCCTACGGGAGCGACCGTGACGAGGGGCAGATCAAAGACGCCAAGAAGAACCTTGCCTGGCTGAGGAAGGAGTTCAGACTCAAGAACTCGGCCCATCTGGAAGTCTGCGATGCCAGAAAGCTGAAGAAGTGTTTTAGACAGAGGTTTGACGCGATAGTTACCGAACCCTACCTCGGAAAGCCGCTCAAGAGGCATCCGAGCAGAGGTGATGCCATAAAGCTGGCCAACGAGCTAGACCGCTTCTATTATTCGGTCTTCGAGAGCTTTGCCGACGTTCTGAAAAGAAACGGAAAGGTTGTCTTCGTCTTTCCAGCCTATAAGCTGAGCGGTGGAGGAATATATCGGAAGGATAGGAAGTGGCTCGGGAAGCTCGGCTTTGAGGTTCTCGGAAGATACCTCGACTACGAGGAGAGGCACAGGGTCGTAAGGGACATTCATGTGATGAGGTATAGGGGTTAG
- a CDS encoding CoA-binding protein, translated as MVRIMPVDRLSDEKVREILTKYRKIALVGASPKPERDANRVMRYLLEHGYEVYPVNPRYEEVLGRKCYPSVLDIPDDVEIVDLFVRPEFTMDYVEQAIKKGAKAVWFQFNTYNREAFKKAKEAGLTAVAHRCIKQEHERLIS; from the coding sequence ATGGTTCGGATAATGCCCGTTGACAGGCTGAGCGATGAGAAGGTGAGGGAAATTCTCACGAAGTACCGGAAGATAGCGCTCGTCGGTGCCTCACCGAAGCCGGAGCGCGATGCTAACAGGGTCATGCGCTATCTCCTCGAACACGGTTACGAGGTCTATCCCGTGAACCCGCGCTACGAGGAGGTTCTCGGAAGGAAGTGCTACCCGAGCGTTCTTGATATACCTGATGACGTTGAAATCGTTGACCTCTTCGTAAGGCCAGAGTTCACGATGGACTACGTTGAGCAGGCGATAAAGAAGGGCGCGAAGGCGGTTTGGTTCCAGTTCAACACCTACAACAGGGAGGCGTTCAAGAAAGCGAAAGAAGCGGGCCTTACAGCCGTCGCCCACCGTTGCATAAAGCAGGAGCACGAGAGGCTTATCAGCTAA
- a CDS encoding NfeD family protein produces MKLKRVLKLLLLSADEIAVAVFVFVLLSEFGIKIPLKLSLPLLLFLLLKDLLVAPYVLRGGLEKRPLTGPEALIGLEAVVIEDLSPEGIVKVENELWRGVCLNGEAKRGEKVRIVGFRGNLLLLERPES; encoded by the coding sequence GTGAAGCTGAAGAGGGTTTTGAAGCTCCTCCTTCTCTCAGCGGACGAGATAGCCGTCGCGGTCTTCGTTTTTGTTCTCCTTTCAGAGTTTGGAATCAAAATCCCGTTGAAACTCTCTCTGCCTCTTTTACTGTTCCTGTTGCTTAAGGACCTTCTGGTAGCTCCCTACGTCCTAAGGGGTGGGCTTGAGAAGAGGCCCTTAACTGGTCCTGAGGCTCTGATAGGATTGGAAGCGGTTGTCATTGAGGATCTGTCTCCAGAGGGCATTGTCAAGGTCGAAAATGAGCTGTGGAGAGGAGTCTGTTTAAACGGTGAGGCCAAGAGGGGAGAAAAAGTCAGAATAGTTGGATTCAGGGGGAACCTCCTACTACTGGAACGCCCAGAGTCCTGA
- a CDS encoding M48 family metallopeptidase, whose translation MKIEIRRSPVKYARIEVKPDGRVVVTAPEGFNVEEFIAKNAAWLEGKLAQIEDLKELAESGFPLNGEFYKVVHGRRAKVHDRFKTVVLPPYPEDMREELKRLLRPKLVELIEKYAGKMGVSPSKIFIRSQRTRWGSCSGKGNLNFNLRLIALPPELREYVVVHELAHLKHRNHSRAFWSFVSRFYPNYRSAREELKKWWSILELNPYWRWLEGRV comes from the coding sequence ATGAAAATAGAAATCCGTCGAAGTCCCGTCAAGTATGCGAGGATAGAGGTGAAGCCGGACGGCAGGGTAGTCGTCACCGCCCCCGAGGGGTTCAACGTTGAGGAGTTCATAGCAAAGAACGCCGCCTGGCTGGAGGGGAAGTTGGCCCAGATTGAAGACCTGAAAGAGCTTGCAGAGTCGGGCTTCCCTCTGAACGGTGAGTTCTACAAGGTCGTACATGGAAGGAGGGCTAAAGTCCATGACCGCTTTAAGACCGTTGTCCTTCCCCCTTATCCCGAAGACATGAGGGAAGAACTGAAAAGGCTTCTCCGACCTAAGTTAGTGGAGCTTATTGAGAAATACGCTGGAAAAATGGGTGTCTCCCCCAGTAAGATCTTTATTCGTTCGCAAAGGACAAGGTGGGGCAGCTGTTCCGGAAAGGGCAACCTGAACTTCAACCTCCGCTTGATAGCCCTTCCCCCGGAGCTCAGGGAGTACGTTGTCGTCCACGAGCTTGCCCACCTGAAGCACAGGAACCACTCAAGAGCCTTCTGGAGCTTTGTCTCCCGCTTCTACCCTAACTACCGCTCCGCGAGAGAGGAGCTGAAGAAGTGGTGGAGCATTCTGGAGCTGAACCCATACTGGCGGTGGCTGGAGGGAAGGGTGTGA
- a CDS encoding DNA polymerase, translating into MILDTDYITENGKPVIRIFKKENGEFKIEYDRTFEPYIYALLKDDSAIEEVKKITAERHGTVVTVKRAEKVEKKFLGRPLEVWKLYFTHPQDVPAIRDKIREHPAVIDIYEYDIPFAKRYLIDKGLIPMEGDEDLKMLAFDIETLYHEGEEFAEGPILMISYADEEGARVITWKNIDPPYVDVVSTEREMIKRFLRIVKEKDPDVLITYNGDNFDFAYLKKRCEKLGINFALGRDGSEPKIQRMGDRFAVEVKGRIHFDLYPVIRRTINLPTYTLEAVYEAIFGKPKEKVYAEEIATAWESGEGLERVAKYSMEDAKVTYELGKEFFPMEAQLSRLIGQSLWDVSRSSTGNLVEWFLLRKAYEGNELAPNKPDEKELARRRQSYEGGYVKEPERGLWENIVYLDFRSLYPSIIITHNVSPDTLNREGCKEYDTAPQVGHRFCKDFPGFIPSLLGALLEERQKIKKRMKATIDPLEKKLLDYRQRAIKILANSFYGYYGYAKARWYCKECAESVTAWGREYITMTIREIEEKYGFKVLYADTDGFFATIPGADAETVKKKAMEFLKYINDKLPGALELEYEGFYKRGFFVTKKKYAVIDEEGKITTRGLEIVRRDWSEIAKETQARVLEALLKDGDVEEAVKIVKEVTEKLSKYEVPPEKLVIHEQITRDLSDYKATGPHVAVAKRLAARGVKIRPGTVISYIVLKGSGRIGDRAIPFDEFDPTKHKYDAEYYIENQVLPAVERILRAFGYRKEDLRYQKTRQVGLSAWLKPKGT; encoded by the coding sequence ATGATCCTCGACACTGACTACATAACTGAGAATGGAAAGCCCGTCATCAGGATTTTCAAGAAGGAAAACGGCGAGTTCAAGATCGAGTACGACAGGACTTTTGAGCCCTATATCTACGCCCTCCTGAAGGACGATTCTGCAATAGAGGAAGTCAAGAAGATAACTGCCGAGAGACACGGGACGGTTGTAACTGTAAAGCGCGCCGAGAAAGTGGAGAAGAAGTTCCTCGGAAGGCCGTTGGAGGTCTGGAAGCTCTACTTTACTCACCCGCAGGACGTTCCAGCGATAAGGGACAAGATACGAGAGCATCCAGCAGTTATTGACATCTACGAGTACGACATACCCTTCGCCAAGCGCTACCTCATAGATAAGGGCCTGATCCCGATGGAAGGCGACGAGGATCTGAAAATGCTCGCCTTCGACATTGAAACGCTCTACCACGAGGGCGAGGAGTTTGCCGAGGGGCCAATCCTTATGATAAGCTACGCCGACGAAGAAGGAGCGAGGGTGATAACGTGGAAGAACATAGACCCCCCCTACGTTGACGTCGTCTCGACGGAGAGGGAGATGATAAAGCGCTTTCTCAGGATTGTGAAGGAGAAAGACCCGGATGTACTGATAACGTACAACGGTGACAACTTTGACTTTGCCTACCTCAAGAAGCGCTGTGAAAAGCTTGGAATAAACTTTGCCCTCGGAAGGGACGGAAGCGAGCCTAAGATTCAGAGGATGGGCGATAGGTTTGCTGTCGAGGTTAAGGGCAGGATACACTTTGATCTCTACCCCGTGATAAGACGGACGATAAACCTCCCCACATATACGCTTGAGGCCGTCTATGAAGCGATCTTTGGAAAGCCAAAGGAGAAAGTCTACGCCGAGGAGATAGCCACCGCTTGGGAGAGCGGGGAGGGGCTTGAGAGGGTAGCTAAATACTCTATGGAGGACGCCAAGGTTACCTACGAGCTCGGAAAGGAATTCTTCCCGATGGAGGCCCAGCTTTCCCGCTTGATCGGCCAGTCCCTCTGGGACGTTTCCCGCTCCAGCACTGGCAACCTCGTCGAGTGGTTCCTCCTCCGGAAGGCCTATGAGGGGAACGAGCTGGCCCCGAACAAGCCCGATGAAAAGGAGCTGGCCAGAAGACGGCAGAGCTATGAAGGGGGCTACGTAAAAGAGCCGGAGAGAGGTCTATGGGAGAACATAGTTTATCTGGATTTCCGTTCGCTGTACCCCTCAATCATCATCACCCACAACGTCTCGCCGGATACTCTCAACAGGGAAGGATGCAAGGAGTATGACACCGCCCCCCAGGTTGGCCACCGCTTCTGCAAGGACTTCCCGGGCTTCATTCCGAGCCTCCTTGGGGCCCTGCTTGAGGAGAGGCAGAAGATAAAGAAGAGAATGAAGGCAACGATTGATCCACTTGAGAAGAAGCTCCTTGATTACAGACAGCGGGCTATCAAGATCCTAGCAAACAGTTTTTACGGCTACTACGGCTATGCAAAGGCCCGCTGGTACTGCAAGGAGTGTGCGGAGAGCGTCACTGCCTGGGGAAGGGAGTACATAACGATGACCATCAGGGAGATAGAGGAAAAGTATGGCTTTAAAGTTCTGTACGCGGACACAGACGGTTTCTTCGCGACAATACCTGGAGCTGATGCCGAAACCGTCAAAAAGAAAGCGATGGAGTTCCTCAAGTACATCAACGATAAACTTCCGGGCGCGCTTGAGCTCGAGTACGAGGGCTTCTACAAGCGCGGCTTCTTCGTCACTAAAAAGAAGTACGCGGTGATAGACGAGGAAGGCAAGATAACAACGCGCGGACTTGAGATTGTGAGGCGCGACTGGAGCGAGATAGCTAAGGAGACGCAGGCTAGAGTTCTTGAAGCTTTACTAAAGGACGGTGACGTTGAAGAGGCGGTTAAAATCGTTAAAGAAGTAACGGAAAAGCTGAGCAAGTACGAGGTTCCGCCGGAGAAACTGGTGATCCACGAGCAGATAACAAGGGATCTGAGCGACTACAAAGCGACAGGACCTCACGTTGCCGTTGCTAAGAGATTGGCCGCGAGGGGCGTCAAAATACGCCCTGGAACGGTGATAAGCTACATCGTGCTAAAGGGCTCTGGAAGGATTGGGGACAGAGCTATTCCATTCGACGAGTTTGACCCGACAAAGCACAAGTACGACGCTGAGTACTACATTGAAAACCAGGTTCTGCCTGCCGTTGAGAGAATCCTGAGGGCCTTTGGCTACCGCAAGGAAGACCTGCGCTACCAGAAGACGAGACAGGTTGGTTTGAGTGCTTGGCTGAAGCCGAAGGGAACTTGA
- a CDS encoding RsmB/NOP family class I SAM-dependent RNA methyltransferase, giving the protein MELFYRVSFQEVVADALMLVEERELSSKHALERVFKRVAGRDREKARGLAHAYVFEIEKWRAKIDFIINSVLKGSKVEDLDPYLANLLRIGTFEIHFRKVPPAVATDSIVRVVKEKFDFSRAKFVNALMHEIEKFNIERALKRLKEKDRIEWLSVRFSHPRWYVEYVINLFGYDEAVRLLLSNNRPQRYYVRANTLKTDVDSLRDYLEENGVRTALTPVPDVLKVLEYKTPVTRLGWYKEGKFVIQDLASAYVAHVLKPEAGERLLDLAAAPGSKTFHAAALMENKGEIVAVDYSYDRLMRMKEKARVLGIKNVRFVHADGQSFRDKEKFDKIILDAPCSSSGTYRQFPEVKWRFDEAKIRRIISVQRNMLRNAYENLREGGEMTYSTCSIRIDEDEENVLFAINKVGLELVDYPFSWGDRGFLEIGNRVFRAWTHRHDCNSFFIAKLER; this is encoded by the coding sequence ATGGAGCTGTTTTACCGCGTGAGCTTTCAGGAAGTTGTGGCCGATGCGCTCATGCTTGTGGAGGAGCGTGAGCTGTCATCGAAGCACGCCCTTGAGAGGGTCTTTAAGAGGGTGGCCGGAAGAGACCGCGAGAAGGCTCGCGGTTTGGCGCATGCCTACGTCTTCGAGATCGAGAAGTGGCGCGCGAAGATAGACTTCATAATAAACTCAGTCCTCAAGGGTTCAAAGGTTGAAGACCTTGACCCCTATCTTGCGAACCTCCTTCGCATAGGGACTTTCGAAATACACTTCCGCAAAGTGCCGCCCGCTGTGGCAACGGACTCGATAGTTCGCGTCGTCAAGGAGAAGTTCGACTTCTCCAGAGCCAAGTTCGTCAACGCCCTAATGCACGAGATAGAGAAGTTCAACATAGAGAGGGCTTTAAAGAGACTCAAAGAGAAGGACAGAATTGAGTGGCTCTCCGTCCGCTTTTCCCACCCCCGCTGGTATGTGGAGTACGTTATAAACCTCTTCGGCTACGACGAGGCCGTAAGGCTCCTTCTCAGCAACAACCGGCCCCAGAGGTATTACGTGAGGGCCAACACGCTAAAGACAGACGTTGATTCCCTCCGCGACTACCTTGAAGAGAACGGCGTTAGAACTGCACTAACTCCAGTTCCAGACGTTTTAAAGGTTCTTGAGTACAAAACGCCGGTTACAAGGCTTGGCTGGTACAAGGAAGGCAAATTTGTAATTCAAGACTTGGCCAGCGCCTACGTCGCCCACGTTTTAAAGCCAGAGGCTGGTGAAAGGTTGCTCGATCTGGCGGCAGCTCCTGGCTCCAAGACCTTCCATGCTGCGGCGCTGATGGAGAATAAAGGAGAAATCGTGGCCGTCGACTACTCCTACGACCGGCTTATGCGCATGAAGGAAAAAGCAAGAGTTCTCGGTATTAAGAACGTCCGTTTCGTTCACGCCGACGGCCAGAGCTTCAGGGACAAGGAGAAGTTCGATAAGATAATCCTCGACGCCCCTTGTTCTTCATCCGGAACATACCGCCAGTTCCCGGAGGTGAAGTGGCGCTTCGATGAGGCAAAGATAAGGAGGATCATCAGCGTCCAGAGGAACATGCTCCGCAATGCTTACGAGAACCTCAGAGAGGGCGGTGAGATGACTTATTCTACCTGCTCAATAAGGATTGACGAGGACGAGGAGAACGTTCTGTTTGCTATCAACAAGGTGGGTCTTGAACTGGTGGACTATCCCTTCAGCTGGGGAGACCGGGGTTTCCTGGAGATAGGAAACAGAGTGTTCAGAGCCTGGACGCACAGGCACGACTGCAACAGCTTTTTCATTGCAAAGCTGGAGAGGTAG